The Bacillota bacterium sequence GATCAGGCCGTCGGGGTCGTCCACGGCCGTCTCGAAACGGGTGCTCATCCCCAGGGCGGCGAAGGGACAGGCCTCCACACACAGGTTGCACTGCAGGCAGCGCCCCATGTTGAGGTTCCACGCCTTGGGGTACATCTTGCGATCCTCGCCCCGGGCGGACTCGATGGAGATGGCGTCCACGGGACAGGCGCGGGCGCAGGCCATGCAGGCCGTGCACTTGAGCTTGCCCGTCTCGTCGGAGAGGAGCACCGGGTGACCGCGGAAGAGGGGCGAGGTGCGGGGCCGCTGATCGGGATACTGGACGGTCACCGGGGGCGAGAAGAACTCCCGGATGGTCACGCCCAGGCCCTTGAACATGCTGCGGGCAGCCTTCCAGGTATCGAGCAGCAGTTCCATGGCCCTACCCCCAGAGAGCCAGGCCGATGCCGGTGAGGACAATGTTCAGCAGGGCCACCGGCAGCAGGAACTTCCAGCCCAGCTCCATCATGTGGTCGATGCGGATGCGGGGGAAAGTCCAGCGCACCCACATGAAGAAGAAGATGAAGAAGTACAGCTTGGCCAGGAACCACCAGGGTCCCGAGGCGAAGGGGCCCAGCCAGCCGCCCAGGAAGCAGGT is a genomic window containing:
- a CDS encoding NADH-quinone oxidoreductase subunit I: MELLLDTWKAARSMFKGLGVTIREFFSPPVTVQYPDQRPRTSPLFRGHPVLLSDETGKLKCTACMACARACPVDAISIESARGEDRKMYPKAWNLNMGRCLQCNLCVEACPFAALGMSTRFETAVDDPDGLIYDLGTLTELGCTQPYSRIMVGQKLSPAEARAAAQGGAADAAQGDAGKGAEVS